TAACAAATTCGAAAGTGATGCCTTTTTCCAGCAGCAGGATCGAAATTTTACGTACAAACGGGCTGGTGTAGCTACCAATGAGTTTCATGATCAGTCCTTTTTCGCCAACACAAAACAATGAGTATGGCTCACGCAGCGGGAAAAGGCAGGTGACAAAGTTCTCAATGATCCAAATAAAGGTAGTGCATCCAGCTGGTCATGCGCAGCAACACCTTGCGCATCACCGAAACATGGGCGAAATGGTCAGAATAGACCGCCACCTGCGCGTAGATGCCGTCGGGCAACGCATCCACATCGGCATTCGGCTCCAGTTCAATCGTCGCCAGGACGCCATCGGTCCCGGGCACCACCGTCAGGGATTGTAGTGCGCCCTGAGCCTGATACGAACCGCCCGGCACCACGGGCAATATGCTGGTCAACTTACCGTGAAAAACCTGCCCTGGCAGCGCGTTAAACACCACCTCAGCGTCATCACCGGGTTCAAGACGAAGCAGAGAGTTTTGCCGGAACTGAGCGACAATTTGCCGTTTTTGTTCAGGGATAAAGACCATCACCGGCCGCAACGGCAGCGCTGCGGCATACGTACCGGGTCGGATCAGCACCTGGGTGACATAACCGTTGCTGGGTGCACGAATAAGGGTCTGATCAAGGTTGTACTTAGCCTCTGTCAGTTGCGCCCGCAGGCTGACAATCTGCGACTGTTCGCCGTTGACCATGCTGTCTAACTGGCTTTGTATTTGCGCTTGCTCAGCCACAGAACCTTTTACCAGCGCATCCTGCGCCAGATAGTTTTGCCGCGCCGTATCAATATCGCTTTCCGAGAAGGGATTCACCTTCGCCTGACTGCCTTTCAGGTAACGCTGATAATCTTTGTACAACCGATCGCGTTCCGCAGAGACTCGCGTCGTATTGGCCTGCGCTTCGGCCAGTTGGGCTTTAAGGGTCTGGATGTTGTGCGTTGCCGTCACCAGATCGGCCTGTAATCTGTCCACGCGCGCCTGATAGCGAACCGGGTCGAGTTTAAACAGCACTTCACCCTTTTTAATCAGTTGGTTATTTTTATCCGTTACCTCGCTGACAATCCCGGTAACCTGCGGCGTAATGGGAATGGAAATAACGGCTTTTTGCGCAGTAAAGGTGTACGGGTGGTTGTAGTTCATTAACAGGATCAGGCCGCTGACCAGAAATACGCCACCTAATGCCGCCGTAGCCAAAGTCCATTGATTCACCGGAATACGGAATAGTTTGAAGACCGCCCACGCCAGTGCCACATAGGTCAATACAATCAACAGATCCATGATTAGATCTCCGGAAAGGTCGTCTCATCAGCCGTTTTAGCCCCGGCCAGTTTTTTTTCGAGTTGTGTAATACGCGCGGATAACGCCGCAATCTCCGGATCGGTTTCTTGCCCCGCAGGCGCGGCATGAGACTGCATACCCCAGCCGCGCTCTGGCTGGTATAACGTTGCCCAAATCCACAAAAACGGCCAGATCACGTGGAGCGTAAACAGGCTGACCCAGCCTGCGGTATGTATCGCATCAGCATGCGGATGGTTACGTTTTTTCGCGATGAGATAGGGAATGTCATGAATGGCGATGATGCCGTAAAAGATCACCAGGAAAACGAAGACCAGCACTCCCAACGCGAAATAATTTAGAAACATATCTGCCTCGGCTTCACGCTAATCAGAGTTTTTAGTGCAGGCAGCCGAAAGCAAACTGGCTGATGATTTGAACATAATTCGAGTTATGCATTTCCGCCATCACGCCAAAGATTATTTTTCACGCTACCTGGTTACTTAATGACATACGGCGACATCACGGAGGGAAGAATCTGCTCAGGATCACATCAGGGCAAAGCCAGTTGAAAATTTCTTGTGATTGAGATCACAAACACTCAACAAATCAGCAAATATAAAACGTGAAATACATCACAAATTAATGCCACTAATGGGTTAAAACTAAGGTTTGTTGTTTTTTTACGCAGCAATTTTGTGATGAAAATCACGTCATTCACCGCCCTACCCCCTATATTAATGTGATGCAAATCACATTAAAGGTCGCCGACTGGACAGTTTAACGATTCAGTGCCAGATTTCGCAGTATCTACAGGGTCCGGCTACCTCTGCCGCTACATTAACAAAACCTCGGGCTTTCAGCCTGCGCGTCAGCAAACACATAAGAAGGGGTGTTTTTATGTCATCCGATATTAAGATCAAGGTGCAAAGCTTTGGTCGATTCCTCAGCAATATGGTGATGCCAAATATCGGCGCGTTTATCGCGTGGGGTATTATCACCGCACTATTTATTCCGACAGGGTGGTTGCCAAACGAAACGCTGGCAAAACTGGTCGGCCCAATGATCACCTATCTCCTGCCGCTGCTTATCGGTTATACCGGCGGTAGACTGGTCGGCGGCGAACGTGGTGGCGTGGTTGGTGCAATCACCACCATGGGCGTTATCGTCGGCGCAGATATGCCAATGTTCCTCGGCGCGATGATCGCCGGTCCGCTGGGTGGCTGGGCAATCAAACATTTTGATAGTTGGGTAGACGGTAAGATCAAATCCGGTTTTGAGATGCTGGTGAATAACTTCTCCGCTGGCATCATCGGTATGATCCTCGCCATTCTGGCATTCCTCGGCATTGGTCCGGCGGTTGAAGTTCTGTCAAAAGTGCTGGCTGCGGGCGTTAACTTCATGGTTGTCCATGAGATGCTACCGCTGGCATCTATCTTCGTTGAACCGGCAAAAATCCTGTTCCTGAACAACGCCATTAACCACGGTATCTTCTCACCGCTGGGTATTCAGCAGTCCCATGAGATGGGTAAATCCATCTTCTTCCTGATTGAAGCCAACCCGGGTCCAGGGATGGGTGTTCTGCTGGCGTATATGTTCTTTGGTCGCGGTAGCGCTAAACAGTCTGCAGGCGGCGCGGCAATCATCCACTTCCTGGGGGGTATCCACGAAATTTACTTCCCGTATGTCCTGATGAACCCGCGTCTGATCCTCGCGGTTATCCTCGGCGGTATGACTGGCGTGTTCACGCTGACTATCCTGAACGGTGGTCTGGTTTCTCCAGCATCTCCGGGGTCTATCCTGGCCGTGCTGGCGATGACGCCAAAAGGGGCTTATTTTGCTAACATCGCGGCAATCTGTGCGGCAATGGCGGTTTCCTTCATTATCTCTGCCATTCTGCTGAAAACCAGCAAAGTGAAAGAAGACGATGACATTGAAGCGGCGACCCGTCGTATGCACGACATGAAAGCAGAATCTAAAGGCGGTACCCCGCTGTCTGCTGGCGATGTCACTAACGACC
The DNA window shown above is from Citrobacter farmeri and carries:
- a CDS encoding HlyD family secretion protein, which codes for MDLLIVLTYVALAWAVFKLFRIPVNQWTLATAALGGVFLVSGLILLMNYNHPYTFTAQKAVISIPITPQVTGIVSEVTDKNNQLIKKGEVLFKLDPVRYQARVDRLQADLVTATHNIQTLKAQLAEAQANTTRVSAERDRLYKDYQRYLKGSQAKVNPFSESDIDTARQNYLAQDALVKGSVAEQAQIQSQLDSMVNGEQSQIVSLRAQLTEAKYNLDQTLIRAPSNGYVTQVLIRPGTYAAALPLRPVMVFIPEQKRQIVAQFRQNSLLRLEPGDDAEVVFNALPGQVFHGKLTSILPVVPGGSYQAQGALQSLTVVPGTDGVLATIELEPNADVDALPDGIYAQVAVYSDHFAHVSVMRKVLLRMTSWMHYLYLDH
- a CDS encoding DUF3302 domain-containing protein, giving the protein MFLNYFALGVLVFVFLVIFYGIIAIHDIPYLIAKKRNHPHADAIHTAGWVSLFTLHVIWPFLWIWATLYQPERGWGMQSHAAPAGQETDPEIAALSARITQLEKKLAGAKTADETTFPEI
- the mtlA gene encoding PTS mannitol transporter subunit IICBA; the protein is MSSDIKIKVQSFGRFLSNMVMPNIGAFIAWGIITALFIPTGWLPNETLAKLVGPMITYLLPLLIGYTGGRLVGGERGGVVGAITTMGVIVGADMPMFLGAMIAGPLGGWAIKHFDSWVDGKIKSGFEMLVNNFSAGIIGMILAILAFLGIGPAVEVLSKVLAAGVNFMVVHEMLPLASIFVEPAKILFLNNAINHGIFSPLGIQQSHEMGKSIFFLIEANPGPGMGVLLAYMFFGRGSAKQSAGGAAIIHFLGGIHEIYFPYVLMNPRLILAVILGGMTGVFTLTILNGGLVSPASPGSILAVLAMTPKGAYFANIAAICAAMAVSFIISAILLKTSKVKEDDDIEAATRRMHDMKAESKGGTPLSAGDVTNDLSHVRKIIVACDAGMGSSAMGAGVLRKKVQDAGLSQISVTNSAINNLPPDVDLVITHRDLTERAMRQVPQAQHISLTNFLDSGLYSSLTERLVAAQRHTDNEVKVRDSLKDSFDEGDNNLFKLGAENIFLGRTAATKEEAIRFAGEQLVKGGYVEPEYVDAMLEREKLTPTYLGESIAVPHGTVEAKDRVLKTGVVFCQYPQGVRFGEEEDDIARLVIGIAARNNEHIQVITSLTNALDDESVIERLANTTSVDEVLALLAGRQ